A single region of the Gossypium arboreum isolate Shixiya-1 chromosome 12, ASM2569848v2, whole genome shotgun sequence genome encodes:
- the LOC108477373 gene encoding receptor protein kinase-like protein ZAR1, with protein sequence MNNLLLFTLFFLFRNLNPILSLSPDGLSLLSLKSAVDLPAGHNSPFADWNENDATPCHWSGISCMNITGFPDPRVVGIAVSGKNLRGYIPSELGTLIYLRRLNLHNNNFYGSIPDQLFNATSLHSLFLYGNNLSGSLPPLICNLPMLQNLDLSNNSLSGSLPDNLKNCKQLQRLILAQNKFSGQIPGGIWPEMENLVQLDLSSNEFNGSIPSTIGELNSLSTTLNLSYNHLSGKLPKTLGDLAVTVSFDLRNNNLSGEIPETGSFANQGPTAFLNNPLLCGFPLQKPCTNSNFSLSGTQSSGPNNLSETQKKGIGPGLILLISAADAAGLAFLGLIIAYIYWKKKDSSNGCSCTGKRKFGESDRRKLRSCACINGFQNEDSENEDHEKGERSAKGEGELVAIDKGFRIELDELLRASAYVLGKSGLGIVYKVVLGNGVPVAVRRLGEGGSDQQRCREFAAEVQAIGKVKHPNVVKLRAYYWAPDEKLLISDFISNGNLTNAMKGRNGQPSTNLSWSTRLKIAKGSARGLAYLHECSPRKFVHGNVKPSNILLDHEFHPYISDFGLNKLITITGSDPSSSGGFIGGLPYKSIQTERTNNYQAPEARVIGGRPTQKWDVYSFGVVLLELLTGKSPELSPTTSTSMEIPDLVRWVRKGFEEENPLSDMVDPMLLQEVHAKKEVLAVFHVALACTEADPEIRPRMKTVSENLERIGT encoded by the exons ATGAACAATTTGCTTCTCTTTACTCTCTTCTTCCTATTCCGAAACCTGAACCCTATCCTTTCACTTTCCCCTGACGGTCTTTCTCTCCTCTCTTTAAAATCAGCCGTCGACCTACCCGCCGGTCACAACTCACCTTTCGCCGACTGGAACGAAAACGACGCCACGCCCTGCCATTGGTCCGGCATTTCCTGCATGAACATTACAGGCTTCCCCGACCCACGTGTTGTCGGGATCGCCGTTTCCGGTAAGAATCTCAGGGGTTACATTCCGTCAGAGCTTGGAACATTAATTTACCTCCGAAGGTTGAATCTTCACAATAATAACTTTTACGGTTCCATACCGGACCAGCTGTTCAACGCAACGTCGCTTCACAGCTTGTTTTTGTACGGTAACAATCTTTCCGGTTCGCTGCCTCCATTGATTTGCAATCTTCCGATGTTACAAAACCTTGACCTCTCCAACAACTCGCTGTCGGGTTCTTTGCCTGATAATCTTAAGAATTGCAAGCAGTTACAGAGGTTGATCCTAGCTCAAAACAAGTTCTCGGGTCAAATTCCCGGCGGGATTTGGCCGGAAATGGAAAACTTAGTTCAGCTCGATCTTTCCTCCAATGAATTCAACGGGTCGATTCCCAGTACCATCGGGGAGTTAAATTCATTGTCGACGACACTCAATTTGTCTTACAATCACTTGTCTGGTAAGCTCCCGAAAACCTTAGGTGACTTGGCGGTTACTGTCAGCTTTGATCTCAGAAACAACAATTTAAGCGGCGAAATACCGGAAACTGGATCGTTTGCTAACCAGGGACCAACGGCATTTCTAAACAATCCTCTTTTATGTGGGTTTCCTCTTCAAAAACCCTGTACAAACTCCAACTTTAGTCTTTCAGGAACTCAAAGCTCGGGCCCTAATAATTTAAGCGAAACACAGAAAAAAGGAATTGGCCCTGGACTAATTTTGTTAATCTCAGCAGCCGATGCCGCTGGACTGGCTTTCTTAGGGTTGATTATAGCCTACATTTACTGGAAAAAGAAAGATTCGTCAAATGGTTGTAGCTGCACTGGGAAACGCAAATTTGGTGAAAGCGATAGAAGGAAACTTCGTTCATGTGCTTGTATCAATGGGTTTCAAAACGAAGATTCGGAAAATGAAGACCATGAGAAAGGGGAGAGATCGGCGAAGGGAGAAGGAGAGTTGGTGGCCATTGATAAAGGGTTCCGCATTGAACTGGACGAGCTGCTTAGAGCGTCAGCTTATGTGTTGGGAAAGAGTGGGCTTGGCATAGTTTACAAGGTGGTCCTTGGAAATGGGGTCCCCGTAGCTGTACGTCGATTGGGTGAGGGTGGATCAGATCAGCAGAGGTGCAGGGAGTTTGCTGCTGAAGTTCAAGCCATTGGGAAGGTTAAGCATCCCAATGTTGTGAAGTTGAGAGCTTATTACTGGGCTCCTGATGAAAAGCTTCTCATTAGTGATTTCATCTCCAATGGCAATTTGACCAATGCCATGAAAG GCAGAAATGGTCAGCCATCAACAAACCTTTCATGGTCAACAAGGCTGAAAATCGCGAAGGGATCCGCCCGTGGCCTGGCCTACCTTCACGAATGCAGTCCCAGGAAATTCGTTCACGGCAACGTCAAACCCTCCAACATCCTCCTTGACCATGAATTCCATCCCTACATTTCCGATTTTGGACTCAACAAACTCATCACCATCACCGGCAGCGATCCCTCTTCGTCCGGTGGCTTCATTGGCGGACTTCCTTACAAATCGATCCAAACCGAAAGAACCAACAACTACCAAGCGCCGGAGGCTCGAGTCATCGGTGGTCGACCCACCCAAAAATGGGATGTCTATTCGTTTGGAGTGGTCTTACTTGAACTACTCACCGGGAAGTCCCCTGAGCTATCTCCGACCACATCCACTTCCATGGAAATTCCAGACCTGGTGAGGTGGGTAAGGAAAGGATTCGAAGAAGAAAACCCCTTGTCGGATATGGTGGATCCGATGTTATTACAAGAAGTGCATGCCAAGAAGGAAGTGTTAGCTGTTTTTCATGTAGCGCTTGCATGCACTGAAGCAGACCCTGAGATTCGACCCAGGATGAAAACTGTTTCCGAGAATCTTGAAAGAATTGGAACATAA
- the LOC108478905 gene encoding uncharacterized protein At3g27210-like — MGNCARVCKNKDAIDMNLSAQIQSPTKKNIARKERSIAELGSRRQPSSMEQEISFRDSSNTEEKFFDSIQWLESDSEDFFSVNGDSTFSCGNSPKNRKTLKENSPTDTKKQLIELFRESSNDDDDDAVNNYTNMKDELEDKAEMLNKLPKSRSRSAHESISNSVGSNEARCSPGEKKSAHQTWALMR; from the exons ATGGGCAATTGCGCTAGAGTTTGCAAGAACAAAGATGCTATAGACATGAATCTTAGTGCCCAAATTCAATCCCCCACTAAGAAGAACATTGCCAGAAAGGAGCGCTCCATTGCTGAACTCGGTTCCAGGCGTCAGCCATCATCAATGGAACAAGAAATTAGTTTTCGAGACTCGA GTAACACAGAGGAGAAGTTTTTTGATTCCATCCAATGGTTAGAATCTGACAGTGAAGATTTCTTCAGTGTGAATGGTG ATTCTACTTTTTCTTGCGGAAATAGCCCTAAAAACCGGAAAACCTTGAAGGAAAATTCTCCCACAGATACAAAGAAGCAACTAATTGAGTTATTTAGAGAGAGctctaatgatgatgatgatgatgctgtgAATAATTACACAAATATGAAAGATGAGTTGGAAGACAAAGCTGAAATGCTGAACAAGCTTCCAAAGTCAAGAAGCAGAAGTGCGCATGAATCCATCTCCAACTCCGTTGGCAGTAATGAAGCAAGATGCTCCCCTGGGGAAAAAAAATCAGCCCACCAAACATGGGCTTTAATGAGATAA